A single region of the Palaemon carinicauda isolate YSFRI2023 chromosome 17, ASM3689809v2, whole genome shotgun sequence genome encodes:
- the LOC137656415 gene encoding dnaJ homolog subfamily C member 7 homolog — translation MKEEEKKQAILKMEMKEMKKINKILYEKIEKLENVCVQKDLQMKIKENLLEILKADNEVQKKKTGQLNQLKSKINELERERQEQERLIEQLTNEINKLKAEKQVEEKMKAEKTSDHQEREKESAKNDIQENEQPKNEDTKKESKKETENKEEDKQKNVASANPLDMDIILDCCQEIEKGLQGYSRAYVVRGKRLLKLGLFDAARKDFETARMVEGLEECSKEGFEECSKLIEDAKAQRKKWVNQTHCEILGVSQTATTKEILKGFRVLAMKYHPDRHRGEPKFIQDGFEWRFKRVIYAKTVLTDERLRKSYDVWIRPKSGQKDQRHRRPKRGFKDMYIHPLSPEYDYVLFPYMRDYQMDGERLSSYTYQCH, via the coding sequence atgaaggaagaggaaaagaaacaggcaattcttaaaatggaaatgaaggaaatgaaaaaaattaataaaatcctttatgagaaaatagaaaaacttgaAAACGTCTGCGTCCAAAAGGATCTTCagatgaagataaaagaaaatttactggAAATTCTAAAAGCAGATAACGAAGTTCAAAAAAAGAAAACGGGCCAACTGAATcaattgaaaagtaaaataaatgaattggAGAGAGAGCGACAGGAGCAAGAAAGGCTGATAGAACAATTGACaaacgaaataaacaaactaaaagccgaGAAACAGGTGGAAGAAAAGATGAAAGCTGAGAAGACGTCTGATCATCAAGAAAGGGAAAAGGAGTCCGCGAAAAACGACATTCAAGAGAACGAACAGCCGAAGAATGAAGACACTAAGAAAGAGAGTaagaaggaaacggaaaataaagaggaagataagCAGAAAAATGTAGCCTCCGCAAACCCTCTTGACATGGATATCATATTGGATTGTTGCCAAGAGATTGAGAAAGGTCTTCAAGGATACAGTAGAGCCTACGTGGTACGAGGGAAGcgccttctcaaacttggccttttcgacgctgccagGAAGGACTTTGAAACTGCGAGAATGGTAGAAGGATTGGAAGAATGTTCGAAAGAAGGATTCGAGGAATGTTCGAAATTAATAGAAGATGCTAAGGCGCAAAGGAAGAAATGGGTAAACCAAACCCATTGTGAGATTTTGGGTGTAAGTCAGACGGCCACTACGAAAGAAATTTTAAAAGGCTTCAGAGTCTTGGCCATGAAGTATCATCCGGACAGACACAGGGGTGAACCCAAATTCATACAGGATGGATTCGAGTGGAGGTTTAAAAGAGTGATATATGCTAAAACTGTTTTGACGGATGAAAGACTCAGAAAGTCATACGATGTGTGGATTCGACCAAAGTCAGGACAGAAGGACCAACGGCATCGACGGCCAAAGCGAGGGTTTAAGGATATGTACATACAccccctttcaccagagtatgactacgtTCTGTTCCCTTACATGAGGGACTACCagatggacggggagagactgagtagttatacgtatcaatgccactga